From the Actinomadura luzonensis genome, the window AAGATCGTCATCGAGGACGTCGCGCACGCCATGGAGACGAGCCTCGGCGGGCGCCCGCTCGGCACGTTCGGCCAGGCCGGCGTCTTCAGCCTCTCCAAGCACCCGGGCGCGGGCTCGGGCGGCGTGCTGGCGGTCGCGGACGAAGCCGACCTGCGGGCCCTCGAACAGGCCCGCGACGAGCTGCTGGCCCCCGGCTCCCTGCGCGCCGACCTGCTGTCGGTGACCACCTCGATGGCCCGGCACGCGGCGCTCCGGCTCGGCCTGGCGCGCCCGGCGCTCGCCGTGTCCCGCCTGCTCGGGCTGGAGGAGGAGCGCGAGGGGTTCCGCATCGCGCTCGACCCCGACCGGCTGGACCTCGCGCTCAAGGAGATCCCCGAGCTGCCGCCGTTCGACCCGTGGGTCCGCGCCGACCTGCACCCCTACCGGTCGCGCCGGGGCCGGCTGGTGCGCTGGTACCAGGCGCGGCGGGTGGCGAAGGTGCCCGGCGAGCGGGCCAGGCGGCTGGCGGGCGTGGCCCGGCTGGCCGAGCTGCCGAGCGTCGCGCCGGCCGTGCGCGAGCACGCGGACCAGCCGCTGTTCCGCGTCCCGCTGCTGGTGCGCGACCGCGACGCGGCCATCGCCGAGCTGGAGCGGCGCGGCGTCCCCACCGGCTACCTGTACGACCCGCCCTACGACGACTACGCCCCCGGCTACGCCGAGCCGTCCCCCGACCCCGCCCAGGCGCGCTGGTGGGCCCGGCACGTGCTCCCGGTGGACCCGGTGTACGTCCACCGCTCCCTGCCCGTCCTGCGCGCCCTGGAGCCCGCTACGGCGCCGCCGCCGCCGTCTCCCTGACGATCGCGGCGAGCGCCCGGCAGCCGCGCCGGACGTCGCCCAGCGAGGCCGAGCCGTACCCGATCACCAGGCCGTGCAGCCGCTCGGCGCCGTGGTGGTGGCGGCCGGTGGCGTCGAGCAGGATGCCGCGCTCCCTGGCGCGCGCGACCACGGCGGGCACCACGGCGGCGGGCAGCTCCGCCAGGACGTGCAGCCCGGCCGTGTCGCCGCGCAGCCGGCAGACCGGCCCCAGCAGCTCGACCACGGCGGCGCGGCGGCGGGCGTACTCCAGGCGCATGCGGCGCAGGTGCCGGTCGAGGTCGCCGCGCTCCAGCAGGGTCGCCACCGCGTGCTGGACGGGGCCGCTGGTGCGGTCGGCGACCGCGCTCCGCAGCGCGGCGATGCGCTCGACCAGCTCGGGCGCGGCGACCAGCCAGCCGACGCCGACGTCCGGCGAGAGGGTCTTCGACAACGTGCCGAGCAGGACCACGCGGGACGGGTCGAGGCCGTAGAGCGCGGGCAGCGGGGCGACGTCGTAGCGGAACTCGGCGTCGTAGTCGTCCTCGACGATCGTCGCGCCGGTGCTCCTGGCCCAGGCCAGCAGCCGCTCGCGGCGCGGGATCGGCAGCCGGCCGCCGAGCGGGTACTGGTGGGCGGGGGTGGTGTAGAGCACGCGCAGGTCGCCGGGCAGGCCGTCGACGATCACGCCGTGCTCGTCGACCGGGCAGGGCACCAGCTCGGCGCCGCGCGCGGCGAGGACCGTGCGCGCCACGTGGTAGCCGGGGTCCTCCACCCCGGCGCGGGCCCCCGGGCCGAGCAGCGCGAGCGCGCACAGGTCGAGGCCGTTGCCGGTGCCCCGGGTGACCAGGACGTTCTCCGGGCCCACGGCCATGCCTCTGGCCCTCCGCAGGTGGTCGGCGAGCAGTTCGCGAAGGCGCGGCAGGCCGTGCGGGTCGGGGTCGGCGCCGGGCGGCAG encodes:
- a CDS encoding DegT/DnrJ/EryC1/StrS family aminotransferase; amino-acid sequence: MKHIAERTGRRCLPLPSNRLGLYLALRHWCTPGQRLLMSPISADEILFLVLAAGLRPVIAPLDPRDGNIDAARADLATVDAVLTTNLYGLPDRVPAFAGKIVIEDVAHAMETSLGGRPLGTFGQAGVFSLSKHPGAGSGGVLAVADEADLRALEQARDELLAPGSLRADLLSVTTSMARHAALRLGLARPALAVSRLLGLEEEREGFRIALDPDRLDLALKEIPELPPFDPWVRADLHPYRSRRGRLVRWYQARRVAKVPGERARRLAGVARLAELPSVAPAVREHADQPLFRVPLLVRDRDAAIAELERRGVPTGYLYDPPYDDYAPGYAEPSPDPAQARWWARHVLPVDPVYVHRSLPVLRALEPATAPPPPSP
- the pdxR gene encoding MocR-like pyridoxine biosynthesis transcription factor PdxR — translated: MRSSIDLPVSLSREAAEPLTAQLAGWLRQAMLGGALAPGERLPSSRALAAQLKVSRTVVTEAYQQLYAEGWLDGRHGSGTFVADMEAVTPPREAPYEPAPPEPAGSFIDLTAGRPWVRDYDHAAWRRAWRRAADLPPGADPDPHGLPRLRELLADHLRRARGMAVGPENVLVTRGTGNGLDLCALALLGPGARAGVEDPGYHVARTVLAARGAELVPCPVDEHGVIVDGLPGDLRVLYTTPAHQYPLGGRLPIPRRERLLAWARSTGATIVEDDYDAEFRYDVAPLPALYGLDPSRVVLLGTLSKTLSPDVGVGWLVAAPELVERIAALRSAVADRTSGPVQHAVATLLERGDLDRHLRRMRLEYARRRAAVVELLGPVCRLRGDTAGLHVLAELPAAVVPAVVARARERGILLDATGRHHHGAERLHGLVIGYGSASLGDVRRGCRALAAIVRETAAAAP